The following are encoded together in the Mycolicibacterium arabiense genome:
- a CDS encoding copper transporter, producing MISLRSHAISLAAVFLALAIGVMLGSGLLSNTLLAGLRDDKAELQTQIDDLTEEKNALNERLSAAGDFDSSMSPRILRDALKDKSVVVFRTPDAADDDVDALTRYVGTAGGTVTGTIALTQEFVEANSAEKLLSVVNSPIVPAGRQLSTKLVDQGSQAGDLLGLSLLRGKDPAAAGVDDAQRDTVLATLRDTGFLTYGEQRIGLADTALIVTGAGLAEDAGNQGSTVARLAGGLAPHGAGTVVVGRDGSASGTAAVSVIRSDPSLSGAVSTVDDVDAQSGRITAVLALADLAGGGSPGQYGVGQGAASVTLPQ from the coding sequence GTGATCTCGCTTCGCTCGCATGCCATATCGCTTGCCGCGGTGTTCCTGGCCCTGGCGATCGGGGTCATGCTCGGTTCCGGTCTGCTGTCGAACACGCTGCTGGCCGGGTTGCGCGACGACAAGGCCGAACTGCAGACGCAGATCGACGACCTCACCGAGGAGAAGAACGCTCTCAACGAACGGCTCAGTGCCGCCGGTGATTTCGACTCGTCGATGTCGCCGCGCATCCTGCGTGACGCGCTGAAGGACAAGTCGGTCGTCGTGTTCCGCACACCTGACGCCGCCGACGACGACGTCGACGCGCTGACCCGCTACGTGGGTACGGCAGGCGGCACCGTCACGGGCACGATCGCGCTCACCCAGGAGTTCGTCGAAGCCAACTCCGCGGAGAAGCTGCTATCGGTCGTGAACTCGCCGATCGTTCCCGCGGGCCGCCAGCTGAGCACCAAGCTCGTGGACCAGGGGTCCCAGGCGGGCGATCTGCTGGGCCTGTCGCTGCTGCGCGGCAAGGACCCCGCCGCCGCGGGCGTCGACGACGCGCAACGCGACACCGTGCTGGCTACGCTGCGCGACACCGGTTTCCTGACCTACGGCGAGCAGCGCATCGGGCTCGCCGACACCGCCCTCATCGTCACCGGCGCAGGCCTGGCCGAGGACGCAGGCAACCAGGGGTCCACCGTCGCCCGCCTCGCGGGCGGTCTCGCCCCGCACGGCGCCGGGACCGTGGTCGTCGGCCGCGACGGCTCGGCATCGGGTACGGCTGCGGTGTCGGTGATCAGATCCGACCCGAGCCTGAGCGGTGCGGTGAGCACGGTCGACGACGTCGACGCGCAGTCCGGTCGGATCACCGCGGTCCTCGCCCTCGCCGACCTCGCGGGCGGCGGGAGTCCCGGCCAGTACGGCGTCGGCCAGGGCGCCGCCTCGGTCACCCTGCCGCAGTAG